Part of the Mya arenaria isolate MELC-2E11 chromosome 8, ASM2691426v1 genome, caaatacatattgcaagttatattaaattgcctctgagcatagaaaaaaaaacaatcatactaaatgaaagccaacactctttatgtcctcatattcagcattccattgtgaataaacacttagtgtatctttcaccttagaggtagggacatgggtcttgcacacgacacgttgtcttggtaagtcgaaaacatatggcaagtcattttaaaatctgtccatataagagtaagtcacagcgcggacacgacagcctatattttccttcaggttgccatggcaaccagagttctgcatggaattaatttttttgaacaattttgaaaaagcaccaaccaaggatcattcctatgaagtttcatcaaaattgtccaagtggtTTAAGAGAAGAAGAtaattgtaaccaattgttgacacttttcctttaggttgccatgtcaaccagagttctacatggaattaatttctttgaaaaattttgaaaaaacaccaaccaaggatcattcctatgatgtttcatcaaaattgtcaaagcggtttaggagaagaagatgattataaccaattgttgacattttcctttaggttgccatggcaaccgggccaaacaaaattatgtgaacaaatttaagagaggtccatgcaaggacacttcaaaccaaatttgctgaagatctatcaagtggttcatgcgaagaaaatgttaagttttttttactaattttagctctggtggcccttaaaaggggccaaacaaaattatttgaaaagacctgacagaggcccatgctaggatgcttcagacttgaagatccatcaagcagttaataagatcaagttgtttaaaggtttttctattttttgctctggtgacccctaaaagaggccaaacaaaaccatttgaacaaagttgagagaggaccatgtaaggatgctacatatcaagtatggagtcattctgacctttactttcagaggaaaagatgtttaagtgacaagacaatgtaaaaacaaatgacccctgagcaaggccaatttgaccccgggacaataatttgaatacctttggtgtaggtccactaggttacactatataccaaatatgaaagctctaggtcttatattttggagaagaggatttttaaagttttattatataagactatataaaaatattgaaaacttaagcctatgaacacagggcgtggccaattttgaccccagggctaaaatttgaacaatcttaatagtggtccgataaacaatgcttcataccaaatatctaaggccttcgccttttggtttcggagaagaagattttataagttttcatcatatacatatataaggaaacccatgaccgcccgggtggggccattttttgaccccagggccaaagattgaacaatattggtacaagtcaactagatgatatatcatgccaaatatctaagctcttgtcactacttgattttacgtgtgtatctatatatgtatatttgttattaattgttgtatgtggcccatattgaaaattggtatgtgtactaaatatgttatccagtttaaattaagacgttacttgtctttgtgagttcggagaagattttttaagttttcactataacacatatagagaaaacccatcagccccgggttgtggccaattttgaccccagggccataatttgaacaatctttgtagaggtccactagacgatgaatcatgccaaatatctaagctcagaggagatgatttttgaagttttcactataaacatatagagaaaacccatgacccctaaagggggtggggccaattttgaccccaaggccataatttgaacaatctttgtagaggtccactagacgatgaatcatgccaaatatctaagctctagtccaagtaagttcagaggagaagatttttgaagttttaactataaacatatagagaataccctaacccccctgggcggggccaattttgaccccaaggccataatttgaacaatctttgtagaggtccactagacgatgaatcaagccaaatatctaagctctaagcaacgtaagttcagaggagatttttgattttttttaatataaacatatagagaaaacccatgaccacccaggggcagggccaattttgaccacagggccataatttgaacaatctttgtagaggtccaccagacgatgaatcatgccaaatatctaagctctagtccaagtaagttaagaggagaagatttttgaagttttaactataaacatatcaagtatacccatgaccccccggggcagggccaattttgaccccaaggccatattttgaacaatctttgtagaggtccactagacgatgaatcatgacaaatatctaagctctaggccaagtaagttcagaggagaagattttttaagttttcactataaacatatagagaaaacccatgacccctcggggcggggccaattttgacccaagggccataatttgaacaatcttggtagaggaccatttggtgatcttacctaccatatatcaacggcctaagccttgtggtttgggagaagaagatttttaaagtttttcctttccattgccatggcaatcagagttctgcatgaaattcaattctttgaacaattttcaaaggggaccacccaaggaacattcctgtgaagtttggataaaattggctaagcggtttatgaggagatgtcgtttaaagtaaaagtttacggacggacggacgacggacgtacgccggacaaattgtgatcacaaaagctcaccttgtcactatgtgacaggtgagctaacaacaaattcaaacagcccAACTTCCTTTAATTATGTCCTCTTGATGTTTCTTCATCcgtaaataaacaacagtttcctCGTCTTCCAACAATTTCATATACTGTTGAAAATGTATCCATCATCcgtgtgatatttgttgaaaacaagaaaagcatacatgccataaaactgagaaaaaaattattttctcCAGTCTTGTAGCAGAACGCAATCCTTGAATATGTGCAAGATATGCCATGAAGTCAATATCACCACTACTTGAAGTCCACCGATGTGTTATATTCACTTGTATGTCTTTCTGATTTCTTCACAAATTGCTTACGTCTAGCGGACCCTTGGGGGGTggggtacgccccttaggtatgtcCTCTCTTAGGGAGCGGGGTACGCCCCTCAGGTATGCCAtctcttggggagcggagtacgccccttaggtatgccctctCTAACGTCTAATCCTGAATCCTCCCCTGCTTTTACGATAAACTTTCATAACCAGTATCACTTATtaccttattattataataaaattcattaaacttatcttGAAGCCATGTGATGGCAGATAAACTatggttaaagttaaatgaacagtaatgttcatttcaatttttttattgataagattaATCCCAGTATGaaagattcattttatattagaaaataaataaaatatatatgtttaggaaagacaattaagaaaaccatgttttatgatagacaatattttttaatgtaaatgataCATAAGAAAACATATTCTTTATATTGTCtgtcatgaaatatatttcttattgtctatcatgaaaaatatttcttactgtctatcatgaattctttttattattgcctatcatgaaatatttttctaactgtctatcataaatattatcatattttaggatagaaaataagatttttttttaatatttcttattgtctttaatttaaaatatttctcatAGTCTATCATGAAAttttttcttactgtctatcatgaattattttcattattatctatcatgaaatatttttcttaccatctatcataaattttaataaatatatttaatgatagacaatacataaaaaaattatacataGTTACAgtaaggccactacttttatataaattggtttacaaaaccggcgggtctaattttctgaaaagtacaaaaaaaaaaaaatgaatttcactttttttttcaaaattattttcctgaccgtattgattttggtgcgaaacgaaagaaaaacgaacagataagagtacgaatgcagtaaatctcgactggtttgttgttccgtagccgtattcgccaaattatagtgatagcatgtgagccagtcaactgttatggcagcgccgttggcaatggtggaattgacgatagcagtcattctttgtatgatataattaattaaaacatgcagaaattgttaaaataacaatagcaaaaaaatggcaaatttaacagccgacacaaacaataactgtcacgtgattgttgttattttccgccaatttaggtcatgaaaatattgttgtttatagataaaaaataagtgtcagcggctgccatcgaattagtagacacaaatatctgtaaattatgtgtgagaaaaacattttataacatgttatggttaaatatcaaataacagtgcactaagtgtgagtggttAAATCGAAAttaaaatttctaagtcgacaccggtgacctagtttcacaagttcggtcgatggtgtttatggattttaaatcacagaatggtttggaaatacttgtcatatagtcaatgtaaagcttgtgtttattctagattacatgtttatttatgtttgggttaatagtagagttaaaacaatgaaagagttgaacacatgtgtcaatgacatttactaatgccgGGGAGTtgtatgcaaaacatttagataaaacaacactgaaaactattttgaataagtccatttcaatttgtaatgaacttgatatttcactatgaatgagatttgttgttttaaccaaggaatactctttaaaatgcaaaataaacaagcatgaagcaTAGATGCTCTGtgaacgcatgtatacacaaaatggcggagttgggagaagatgaaaatatccgatacataattattgatttctctgtcagtttactataattggtacataaagttaagtcacatgctagatttattattttgctatgtgatttttatgtactgatgtgctAATTTGCTGCaatgatttgaatttgaaatggatttggtgaacatcccatggtagatatcccggtccgaaaatattcGGACTTAGCATGGGTTACACACCcgaaaaattcttgtaaaccaaaaaataaaaaaggagtggcctaacGCAAAAATCATGATAGACTGTAAGAAACTTACTActtgtgttttcatgtaattataggacaaataagaaaaatatgaagaattcttattgtctatcataaattttaaaaaacatattttacgatagataataagaaaaaatctggataaacagctaaagttcaacattttaagaataatattttacGATAGACAAGAGGAACAAATCTATACTGCGTTGATCATGATAGATAATATGACAattgtcctttccgataactCGATTATCTTTCCCTGAATACTCTTCAAGTGGGCATGCGCAAAAAGCGGAAATTTACTTCCGGGGACTACACAAACCAGGAAGTAAACAGCAACAAGTGAAAATGGAAAGTAAAGATTCAAAACTAATAAAGAAAACGGGCAGGAAAACCCCTAAGTACTGTTGTATTTGTAAAGGAATTTACAGAGGAAAGGTTATTGATGGGAGAAAAGTGTCATTGCACCGTTTTCCTCAGAACAAACGTTTAAAACGTGTGTGGGTGCAGCGATGTAAAACGGTCATGAGATCGTTCCAGTGGAATGAACACAGACGATTGTGTAGTGAGCATTTTGTTGGCTTCAGAGGACCTTCATTCCAGCATACACTTCCATCTATGTTTCCAACTGAGACTGGTGCTACCAAAACCTTCCAGCcaacggtattttttatttcttatattagttTAAGTTCTTCCTTACATGCACctcaaaatgaattatgttatatcaacggtgcttaaaaacaatgtcacagcacttatttgtaaattttgtaatttaagaaatgattaaagaattgttttcaaatacagccTGGAAAAATGTGTACCATATAGCCTGGCAGATTTTGtactaaaacatttatcttatacagtttcatttgcaatttcagCTCCTTGATGAAGAcgtaggtgatgatgatgatggtgatacggtCAATGACGATTTAGACCTAGAACTGTCAAATGATGATAGTATACAGCCACAACTGTCATTTGTATCCCCTTCCGGGCATGCCATTGATACCTCTGTCCACCTGCATGATTACTGCATGGGACCAGTACTACAGCCACAGAATCAGTCCTTTaggtattgttcaatatatatatatattgcttcttGTGCTATGAAATCGATCTGATAAGTTAATTACTTCTGatcatttttcttcattctttaacaaaaataggaaaatttaagtgtttgtaaatgtttaaggccaaaaaaacaaacatttggttagggttaccaGACTGTACATGTAAGATGTGGTAAATGGGTACATGatcaatttgtatatgtttcagatGTTGTGACACACAGACTGAGAACAACTGTGCAGTGATGGAAGTACAAACTGAAGAAAGTTTCCTGGGAAAAACAGCAGACTTCAGTTCACAAACAGAACATTCTACTAGAGACTTTGGTGTACAATGTCAGCTACCTATGCTCACATATGATGACGTAAAATACAATGACGATTTGGTCAGTTTTTACACCGGAATCCCTAATCGAGTTGTGTTTGAAGCtttgtttgatgaaatcaaGGATGAAGCTGAAGTGCGGACATCAAGGCGGAAACTTAACTATAAAGATTCAGATGGAGGACGGCCAAGAACTCTAAGTGTTCTGGATGAATTTTTCATGGTGCTGATGCGCCTACGTCTAGGTCTGTTATTTGAAGATCTAGGTACTAGGTTTTGCATATCCACTTCACAATGTAGTGACATTGTTGAAAGATGGATcaactatttacatgtacaattatcctTTCTTGTTCAATGGCCATCTCGTGAGGTAGTgaaaaataacatgcctgaacaatttaaagagaaatattctAACACTAGAATTATTATCGACTGCACTGAAATTTACAGTGAAACATCCAGTTctctttctttgaaaagtttaatgtaCAGTGATTACAAGTCTCACATGACTCATAAGATTTTGGTGGGTATAAGCCCAAATGGTGTTGTAACTTTTGTTTCTGACTGTTGGGTGGGCTGTACCAGTGACAAGAAACTCACAGAAAAATGTGGACTCTTGGACTTGCTTGAAGAAGGAGACGCCATAATGGTTGATAAGGGTTTCACTATTACAGACCTTACTACTCCAAGAGGCATTCATCTCATTATTCCACCATTTAAacagaaaggaaaacaattctCTAAACGTGAGGTTCTCCTTACAAAAGATATTGCAAGTTTACGAATACATGTTGAAAGGCAAATGGAGAGAATCAAGAACTTTCGAATATTGCATGGCAATATTCCTATAACACAGTCAAGGAGAATTTCtaaagtgttcaaaatatgcacatatttgacaAATCTATGGCCACCACTTGTTCAATAATAACTCATGTGTCAATGAAAGCGTTTGTATATATCAAGCATTAGATTTAGGGATAAAAACTTGTATACTTCTAACTAGaacaatgaaattacaattttgttttaaaatcattttttcgagcaagttatatgataacatatgagattacacatttgattcaggtttgacaaaaatggataaGGAAATATGCTCATGTGAATGGATTTCaagatttgatttgaaacatgtatgcattaactgatcaatttattgatataattttttgtttgtgaaacatctgctttgtattttgtggttttattatttgtaacatttctaagAATAAAAGTCAAAGATCACTTATTAAGTTTGGCTctgaaatgagtttttttttatttgccatgTGTAATTGATCTACCACCTACTTCAAATCATTAGTATTGAATTGCTTAAAGGATTTTTCAGTATGAACCATTTTCATATCAGTTTCATAATTGAACTAAGTGGAAATAAGAATAGGCAAGAGTGCCATAGATCAAACTGAAATGCCCgacaaatgttaactttaagatacattagattaaaaaaactagCCCCATGCTAAATATGTCccaatgtttaaagggactgtacaccagattggcaccaataaagtttttttctgtaacaaatctcaggacaaattatttaataaaatgttttactcttctgatatgataatggtaaagaaataacaaaatgtaaaagaaaattgagcTATGGATTGAACTAGTGTCACCAAAATAgctgtccagtgttgtatccactttgctacgaaggcttatccGAAACCATATGAATGCTTAAGCTAATATACCTTACTTGGTTATATCCCATGATATCATCAACTagcaaatcacgcataagaatgaattctactaggtatacatacccagtaaaaaaaaattaatggagaaatatggaaaaaataatgcgaaaataaattaattgtatactacggtatgtggtacttcagttagttagtttcaatgcattgtacacattgataccaagtttatgtcagtttttgacaagtttcttttttttttcgatatttcatcacacggtgtatagcccctttaagtttTGCACCCTgcaaacataagaaagtaacactcatttgttgtttttaattagcaaGTCAGAAAAGGAGAACAACTCGACAGTCTTGAGTTATGGGCCGTGCAGTAGCTACATGCAAACcaatattcaattgaacatCTTCAATTGTTTTAGAGTAAAACTCAGCTACTTCTTTAAACAATGGCAATATAAACGCTATCACTATCCTGcacacaaaatgcaataataacacaCTTGAAAGGTTAAACATATGTCCATTTATTAAGCTCAGAAATACATCCCTGAAAACTAGATAAATGGAAAGGAAAAGTAGAAAaggtcaaacataaaacaaggaaataattaaagtagatTTACAGCATCGCATAATCacaatatgttgacaaaagtacacatactttcaaaatactgcccaaaatttagatttacaacttttttattcatggtttcaaattatagtaacaatacagtcattttggagtttcattttgaatatagttatgaaaataactgaaagcaaacaagatattcacataaattgccattattgatcattcaaatgtacatgtataaacaacacataactaGACGATGTACAAATCAATTGAACAGACTCATTCCCCTTTTAACACGTTGTGCGTACAGTTCAGGAATGTATGATTCAAGGCAAAATCTGTCAAGTTgacacaacattttcagccaaaatgatTCACAAAATGCAATTCTCTGTATAGAAAGACCTACACATGTCCAAACTACAAAATCACACCATTTCCTCCCGGTGATTCCCATCTGCCCTTGGACCTGGtagtaatatttgtgtgtttcctTGAGTAACACCTTGCCATTCtctaactgacaaaaaaaatcattgtcttcACAGCATTCCTCAGGCGTTTGCATCCTCCATTTCTTAGAGGCAGGACACTTAATCTCAACCAGACCAACACTTTCTGTACAATGTGAACAGAACACAAGCCCATCTGGACTGGCACCAAGGTAGGGTCTGTCGGCacatacaactagaccactgtcTTTAACTGCTAGTCCTTTGTGGTCAGTTTGCATTGCTTTCGCATACATTCTCTTTGCAGCCTTCTCATGTTTAATTCCATATTCTGTGTACTTGCTTGTGAAATTGGAATACAACATCTGCCGCAGGAGTCCGTCAGGTTCAGTTGATTCTTTCCTACGACAGATGCTGCCAAAGTTTGAAGCTGTTAGGCGTTCTTTTCTGGCCTCTTGCCATTTCCCACTTTTTTGGCCCCTTGTTAAGATTTCAGTTAATTGAATTTCTTCAGCGCTTTGCTTCAAAGAGTCAAAATGATCCAAAAACACTGTCTTACTAGAACTGTCCCTCAAGTTTACACTATCATGGTAGTTGAATGGCACAGAATGTAACACAGGGAGatctggttcattttcagttgtttcaatttcaaagttttttaaccAGCCTACATTCAACTTCGAACCAACCAGTTTCTGCCTAAATCTGTCAATGTTAACAGTGCATCCATTGATAGAGTTCAGTTCATggtttttgtttacagaaacttTACGTACTGACACGTTGTACAGTTTCTTCTTTGAGAACATAAGATCTTCAGATTTCCTAGGCGACAGCTTACGTTTCCGTGGTGCAGACAGCATGCTGAAGTTGTTCCAGGCACAGGGTTTGGATGTTGGAGCAAGGGTTTTTTTACGCGTCAGGTCTTCAAGTCCATACAGCAGGGCACCAATATGGTTGCAGCATTCACCTTCactagatgaaaataaaaaaattcatttacatgtgtgcctttttacttgttatacttacatgtatattccaaaacattaaagtttgaaaatggagGTGAATACACAGTATTTTACACTTAGTATTTCCTGGTAGGCCatgaacatacaaaacacaaacagtgcCATAAGTAAACACCAACACGGTGAAGGGAGTTCATTGAATCAATACATAAGCTCGCCTGTTctttcattcagaaaaaaatagcaaaactcaGCTAACcatgaaagccaaaattatgacagttataacatgtgcttttttgtctcttgtaacaagtgtaccaagtttgataagaaGATATGAAATAGTTTGAAGAATGCCCcaagtttaagtatttgataatacTGACAAAATAGCCTAGCGTGTGTGGGTTTGACACCTTTCATCAATGCAGATCAGAGACTTTGATTTATCACAAATTAATTCAACTTACCCAGCTGGACAGTTGCAGAACGCGGAGTGTATGCAGCCAGTCACTTTCGACAGAAGGATCCAG contains:
- the LOC128243945 gene encoding uncharacterized protein LOC128243945, which encodes MESKDSKLIKKTGRKTPKYCCICKGIYRGKVIDGRKVSLHRFPQNKRLKRVWVQRCKTVMRSFQWNEHRRLCSEHFVGFRGPSFQHTLPSMFPTETGATKTFQPTLLDEDVGDDDDGDTVNDDLDLELSNDDSIQPQLSFVSPSGHAIDTSVHLHDYCMGPVLQPQNQSFRCCDTQTENNCAVMEVQTEESFLGKTADFSSQTEHSTRDFGVQCQLPMLTYDDVKYNDDLVSFYTGIPNRVVFEALFDEIKDEAEVRTSRRKLNYKDSDGGRPRTLSVLDEFFMVLMRLRLVTRNSQKNVDSWTCLKKETP
- the LOC128243946 gene encoding uncharacterized protein LOC128243946, which translates into the protein MADVDNEITGACMNNNELTPFKVVDLKRYLANRKLNVSGLKCELIERIKGAYRLSITDKRVLEERDREERERRATERFILPCGEGLPPPSTLKAWKSTIDLFPAVEEKDIYNYIVLKRDSKRQLKARTYYVDGHVQKVEVHLISEECSHCYVQASVLPSFPTADKRKSPEYQPWILLSKVTGCIHSAFCNCPAGEGECCNHIGALLYGLEDLTRKKTLAPTSKPCAWNNFSMLSAPRKRKLSPRKSEDLMFSKKKLYNVSVRKVSVNKNHELNSINGCTVNIDRFRQKLVGSKLNVGWLKNFEIETTENEPDLPVLHSVPFNYHDSVNLRDSSSKTVFLDHFDSLKQSAEEIQLTEILTRGQKSGKWQEARKERLTASNFGSICRRKESTEPDGLLRQMLYSNFTSKYTEYGIKHEKAAKRMYAKAMQTDHKGLAVKDSGLVVCADRPYLGASPDGLVFCSHCTESVGLVEIKCPASKKWRMQTPEECCEDNDFFCQLENGKVLLKETHKYYYQVQGQMGITGRKWCDFVVWTCVGLSIQRIAFCESFWLKMLCQLDRFCLESYIPELYAQRVKRGMSLFN